The following are encoded together in the Coturnix japonica isolate 7356 chromosome 8, Coturnix japonica 2.1, whole genome shotgun sequence genome:
- the LOC107317543 gene encoding uricase-like isoform X1, translating to MPLASCVTTIACVFSLQIKDIEVLNCEYGKNTIKFLRLHREGKKHFVKEVEVCTHLRLTSAHEYLDGNNSFVIPTDTIKNIVLVLAKKNGISSIEQFAIDICKHFMTTFCQVAYVKTYIQEVPWQRQYQNGVPHIHSFILVPDGIRFCEAEQCRNGPLVVFAGIKDLKLMKTTQSGFEGFYKNEHTTLPERNDRILCGELFCKWSYGECRDFDFDCIWAKVRECILEAFSGPPDCGEYSPSYQKTVNCIQMCILSRVPQVQIIEVILNNNFYNVVDMKALGCTNDKEVLVPVETPYGSCACTLGRKKYLEAQSHMMKDEKQSRFGLVASQGK from the exons ATGCCTCTGGCGAGTTGTGTTACAACTATAGCATGTGTGTTTTCCCTTCAGATTAAGGATATAGAAGTCCTCAACTGTGAATATGGCAAGAACACAATCAAGTTCCTTCGCCTCcacagagaagggaagaagcacTTTGTTAAAGAAGTGGAAGTGTGCACGCATCTCCGTCTGACTTCTGCTCATGAGTATCTGGATGGAAACAATTCTTTTGTGATACCTACAGACACCATTAAGAATATTGTCCTGGTGTTGGCCAAAAAAAATGGG ATTTCAAGTATAGAACAATTTGCTATAGATATCTGCAAACACTTCATGACAACATTTTGCCAAGTGGCATACGTCAAAACCTACATTCAGGAAGTACCATGGCAACGTCAATACCAG AATGGCGTTCCCCACATCCACTCATTCATACTCGTTCCTGATGGGATTCGCTTTTGCGAAGCTGAGCAGTGCCGGAACG GTCCTCTGGTTGTCTTTGCTGGAATTAAAGATCTGAAACTTATGAAGACCACACAGTCTGGATTTGAAGGCTTCTATAAAAATGAACACACCACTCTTCCTGAAAGGAATGACAGGATTTTGTGTGGAGAGCTCTTCTGCAAGTGGTCATACGGCGAATGCAGAGATTTTGACTTTGACTGCATATG GGCCAAAGTCCGGGAATGCATCCTTGAGGCCTTCTCAGGGCCTCCTGACTGTGGGGAATATTCACCCTCTTACCAGAAGACGGTCaactgcatccagatgtgcaTCCTTTCTCGAGTGCCACAG gTACAGATCATAGAAGTCATCCTGAACAACAATTTCTATAATGTGGTAGACATGAAGGCACTAGGCTGTACCAATGACAAAGAA GTTCTGGTTCCAGTGGAAACTCCCTATGGCTCCTGTGCTTGCACACTTGGCAGAAAGAAGTACTTAGAAGCACAAAGCCACATGATGAAAGATGAGAAGCAAAGTCGTTTTGGACTGGTTGCTTCCCAGGGAAAGTaa
- the LOC107317543 gene encoding uricase-like isoform X2: MSQVTIKDIEVLNCEYGKNTIKFLRLHREGKKHFVKEVEVCTHLRLTSAHEYLDGNNSFVIPTDTIKNIVLVLAKKNGISSIEQFAIDICKHFMTTFCQVAYVKTYIQEVPWQRQYQNGVPHIHSFILVPDGIRFCEAEQCRNGPLVVFAGIKDLKLMKTTQSGFEGFYKNEHTTLPERNDRILCGELFCKWSYGECRDFDFDCIWAKVRECILEAFSGPPDCGEYSPSYQKTVNCIQMCILSRVPQVQIIEVILNNNFYNVVDMKALGCTNDKEVLVPVETPYGSCACTLGRKKYLEAQSHMMKDEKQSRFGLVASQGK; this comes from the exons ATTAAGGATATAGAAGTCCTCAACTGTGAATATGGCAAGAACACAATCAAGTTCCTTCGCCTCcacagagaagggaagaagcacTTTGTTAAAGAAGTGGAAGTGTGCACGCATCTCCGTCTGACTTCTGCTCATGAGTATCTGGATGGAAACAATTCTTTTGTGATACCTACAGACACCATTAAGAATATTGTCCTGGTGTTGGCCAAAAAAAATGGG ATTTCAAGTATAGAACAATTTGCTATAGATATCTGCAAACACTTCATGACAACATTTTGCCAAGTGGCATACGTCAAAACCTACATTCAGGAAGTACCATGGCAACGTCAATACCAG AATGGCGTTCCCCACATCCACTCATTCATACTCGTTCCTGATGGGATTCGCTTTTGCGAAGCTGAGCAGTGCCGGAACG GTCCTCTGGTTGTCTTTGCTGGAATTAAAGATCTGAAACTTATGAAGACCACACAGTCTGGATTTGAAGGCTTCTATAAAAATGAACACACCACTCTTCCTGAAAGGAATGACAGGATTTTGTGTGGAGAGCTCTTCTGCAAGTGGTCATACGGCGAATGCAGAGATTTTGACTTTGACTGCATATG GGCCAAAGTCCGGGAATGCATCCTTGAGGCCTTCTCAGGGCCTCCTGACTGTGGGGAATATTCACCCTCTTACCAGAAGACGGTCaactgcatccagatgtgcaTCCTTTCTCGAGTGCCACAG gTACAGATCATAGAAGTCATCCTGAACAACAATTTCTATAATGTGGTAGACATGAAGGCACTAGGCTGTACCAATGACAAAGAA GTTCTGGTTCCAGTGGAAACTCCCTATGGCTCCTGTGCTTGCACACTTGGCAGAAAGAAGTACTTAGAAGCACAAAGCCACATGATGAAAGATGAGAAGCAAAGTCGTTTTGGACTGGTTGCTTCCCAGGGAAAGTaa